Within Meles meles chromosome 19, mMelMel3.1 paternal haplotype, whole genome shotgun sequence, the genomic segment CGAACGGCCCTACAAATGCGCGGAGTGCGGCAAGGCCTTTAAGGGCTCCTCAGGGCTGCGCTACCACCTGCGGGACCACACGGGCGAGCGGCCCTACCAGTGCGGCGAGTGCGGCAAGGCCTTCAAGCGCTCCTCGCTGCTGGCCATCCACCAGCGCGTGCACACGGGCCTGCGGGCCTTCACGTGCGGCCAGTGCGGCCTCACGTTCAAGTGGTCCTCGCACTACCAGTACCACCTGCGGCTGCACTCGGGCGAGCGGCCCTACGCTTGCGGGGAGTGTGGCAAGGCCTTCCGGAACACGTCGTGCCTGCGGCGCCACCGGCACGTGCACACGGGCGAGCGGCCCCATGCCTGCGGTGTGTGCGGCAAGAGCTTCGCGCAGACCTCCAACCTGCGGCAGCACCAGCGCGTGCACACGGGCGAGCGGCCCTTCCGCTGCCCTCTCTGCCCCAAGACCTTCACGCACTCGTCCAACCTGCTGCTGCACCAACGCACGCACTCCGCCGAGCGCCCCTTTGCCTGCCCTGTGTGCGGCCGCAGCTTTGTCATGGCGGCCTACCTGCAGCGGCACCTGAGGACGCACGCCCCCGCGCCCACGGCCGCCGCCGGCCCCGCAGCCACCGCCGCCGgctcccagccccccgccccgctGGCTGCCACCCCAGCCGCGTCTGCCACCCAAGACGTCCACGTTCTCCCACACCTCCAGGCCACGCTCTCCCTCGAGGTGGCAGGGGGCCCGGCTtcggccccgcccccaggccagGCAGCCCCCAACTCCCAGACTTTTCTCCTGGTGCAGACCGCCCAGGGCCTGCAGCTCATCCCCAGCAGCGTCCAGCCCCCCACGCCACCGCCCCCACCGGCTCCCCCCAAGCTCATCCTGCTGCCCTCGTCCAGTCCTGGTGCCGGGAGCAGCCGCGGTAGGCAGGGCCCACGAGCAGCAGGGAAATCTGGTCAAGCGCCTGGAGTAGTATGGCTGCCAGGTCCCGGGGGACTGGGGGTTCAGGGCGGGGGCAACCCAGGGGCCAGCGGGGGAGGGCAGAGCCTCATCGTTCTACAGAAtgtagggggtggggaggcaggggcacAGGAAGTGAGTGGGGTCCAGCTCCAGCCCCTCCGGCCAGCCCCCGAAGTGACCACGGTCCAGCTCCAGCCAGCCCAGGAGGTGACAACGGTCCAGCTCCAGCCGGCTCAGGAGGTGACCACGGTCCAGCTCCAGCCGGTGGCAGGCCAGCTCTCCAATCCCAGTGGGGGAGCAGTGACCACTGAGGCCCCCAACCTGCTGGTGGTTCAGAGTGGTACAGCTGAGGAGCTGCTGGCGGGCCCTGGCCCCGGGGAGCCGGGTGATAGTGACACCAGTACTGGCGTCGTCCAGGATGTGCTTTTTGAGACGCTGCAGACAGATGAGGGGTTGCAGAGCGTCCTGGTGCTGAGCGGGGCAGATGGCGAGCAGACCCAGCTGTGTGTGCAGGAGGTAGAGACCCTCCCCACTGGGCTGGCAGagcctcctgccccaggcccaccgGGACAGAAACTGCTCATCATCCGCAGCGCACCGGCCACGGAGCTGCTGGAGAACAGCCCCGGTGGGGGAGGCGCTCCCACGCTGCAGCTGCTGACCCCACCACCACCGGGCCAAGCCTCTGCTCCAGTGGGCATCTCCACGGCTCCCACCTCCCAGATGGTCCAAGTGGTACCCACTGGCGCTGCCCCCGGAGGCATGCCCCCACAGGGCCTGCCCTCCATCCAGATTGTCCAGACTCTGCCCACAGTCCAGCTGGTGCACACATTTTGAAAAGAACCACTGGGTTCTTGAGGGCCCTACACGGAGACCCGGACTCCCGGCTTGAGCTGGACTGGGCTGGGCTGcgcagggggcaggggagctgCGGGCTGGGCTTGCTAATAAAGACCAGAATCTCCTCTCTGCGGTTGTGTTCTCTTGAGGGCGGCTGCAGTGGGGGCAATGTCACGGCGGTAGCCACCGCTTGGGAGCTGGGAGTCTTGTTCTCTGTTGCTTCCTAGCTCTCTGGGGACTGACTTTGCGATTGGGAGCCAGCCACTTCTAAGTGAGGTTCTGtttgttctcaaaaaaaaaaggaggcgcGGTGGTCACTAGAGTGGGGAAGAGCGGGATCTAAAACCCGGGTTGTGCCACTTGTTCGCTGTCAGTCACCCCACCGGTCccctcatctggaaaataggTGGGTGGGAATCCCTGTCCCGAAGGTCACGGAGAGAGAGCCCAGGTGGCTTGGGTGGAGGTTCCTGGGGTCGGATCTGAGTTTGGGAGCCCGGAGCACCGGACGCGGCCCCTCCCGCGAAGGCCGCAGAGCCAATGAGAACTGGTGCGCTCCGGTCGCCGCCCCCACCCGCCTCGCAGCTTGCTTAGCAACCGCCCTCGTGCGTGTCTCCTCTGCCGGCCGCGTAAGTACCGTCCTGCCCGGCCCCGCCGCCCTCGTCCCCTCCGGCCAGGCCCCGcaactgctcctccctctgccccaaccccccgGGGTCGCTGCTCCCCGCTCCGGTGCCTCCCCCGCCAACCCGTCACCCGCCCGCCCCGGCCAGGATGCTTGGCAACCGTTGCTAAGGCAGGGTGCGGGCACCGCCCCCTTCGAGCGAGAGCGTGACGTCACTTCCGCAGGCGACCCCCTTCCCGACCCTGCTGCCCCCATACCTCGTGGAAGGATTGAGGCGACCTGCAGAGGTTCTTGCGGTGCCTGCTTCTGCGACGCGGGTCGGGGACGCCTGCGGGGCAGGGAGCGTGGTCCAGGCCCTGGCTgtttgggggcgggggcagtTCCGCTGACTCCCCAGGGCAGCCCTGGAGCCTGGGAGGGATCCTGGGCTGCGGGATGTTGGCGTCTGCAGGGCTTTTGGGGGGAATTCGCTGAGCACCGCGGCGggcagagcgggggggggggggtggtggtggcccGGGGCGCTTGAGAAAGGTCGCGGGGTGAGGGTGAATCCCGTCCTGCCTGGGACCTTGCTCGGGGGCTCGAGCATCCCCAGTGTCCCCATCTGGaccctgctgctgctggtcccCATGCCTGGGGCGCTGTGGGGACGAGGGGGGCCCTTCACTGACGCTGGCCTGCTTGTTTCACCAGGTGCACGCCTGCTCCCCTCGGGGGCGCGGGAGCCTGGGGGCTGCCATGGCCCCCGGCCACTTGTCAGTGCGAGAGATGAGGGAAGATGAGAGACCCCTGGTGCTGGAGATGCTGAAGGTGAGAGCAGGTGGGGGGGCCTCGTGAGCGGCTCCGGACACCTGCCTGAGCCAGCCCCAACTCCCGGAGCGGGATCCATTCCTCCTGAGAGGCTTCCTGGCTCGGTCCCTTCCTTTCCTAGTGCCTTCTTCCTACCCCTGGGGTCAGAAaggttttaggggcgcctggctggttcagtggggACCgcggggtcttgagttcaagccctactttggctgtagagattacttaaaagttttCACAGTTGGAGGGCTGTGAGATGTGTGTGGCATCAGCTCTGTACCTCCCCGCCTGGAcaccccctccccgccagccCACAGGAGCTAGCCTCCTCCCCAGCACCCTCCAAGCAGAGCCCTTGGGCCTCAGCCTGGCGCCGagtaacccccacccccaccccgcaccccagTGCCACCTCCTGCTGCCCAGAGAATGCGCCTCCTCGGAGCTGGGCCAGTCCCCTGTCGTGTTCTGGGCTCAGCCTCACACCTGCAGCTCCCCTGCATCGTGTGTCCCCCACAGCTGCCACCCCAGTCACTCGCTCAGGACCCAGTGTGCCGGACACTCTGTTTCCCGGAGCCCAGAGCAGACGCGGGCTGTTCCCTGCCTGTTCCTGGCTGCAGGCCCCATCACAGCGCCTTCCCTTCTCCACCCCTTCACCCCTGCCTGGGCACAGCGcaccccctctcctcttcctggagGTCCCATAGCACGGGGGCCCTGCTGGGAGGGAAGGCCCAGGATCCCAGCTCTGACGGCGCCTTCTGCCCGCAGGCAGGTGTGAAGGACACGGAGAACCGAGTGGCCCTCCACGCCCTGACGCGGCCACCAGCCCTGCTCCTCCTGGCAGCGGCCAGCAGCGGCCTGCGCTTCGTCCTGGCCTCCTTCGCCCTGGCCCTTCTCCTGCCCGTGTTCCTGGCTGTGGCAGCCATGAAGCTGGGCCTGCGGGCCCGGTGGGGCTCACTGCCTCCGCCAGGCGGcctggggggcccctgggtggccgTGCGTAGCTCAGGCGATGTGTGTGGGGTCC encodes:
- the ZNF628 gene encoding zinc finger protein 628 isoform X2 → MAGVMVGSHADMAPASTTEGPGEKPGPTAPTPAAQYECGECGKSFRWSSRLLHHQRTHTGERPYKCPDCPKAFKGSSALLYHQRGHTGERPYQCPDCPKAFKRSSLLQIHRSVHTGLRAFTCGQCGLAFKWSSHYQYHLRQHTGERPYPCPDCPKAFKNSSSLRRHRHVHTGERPYTCGVCGKSFTQSTNLRQHQRVHTGERPFRCPLCPKTFTHSSNLLLHQRTHGAAAAAPAAPAPPQHEPGAKVLVSDAYLHAPAPPPPPAPPPVVPELFLAAAETTVELVYRCEGCELGFGSEELLLEHQPCPGPEAATPPQDGHATIAPKADPAPPPSQSPPAPAPQPPPASAAPGFACLPCGKSFRTVAGLSRHQHSHGAAGGQAFRCGSCDGAFPQLASLLAHQQCHVEEAAAGRPPPQAEAAEVTCPQEPLAPTAPAPPAAAAPAPASAGTERPYKCAECGKAFKGSSGLRYHLRDHTGERPYQCGECGKAFKRSSLLAIHQRVHTGLRAFTCGQCGLTFKWSSHYQYHLRLHSGERPYACGECGKAFRNTSCLRRHRHVHTGERPHACGVCGKSFAQTSNLRQHQRVHTGERPFRCPLCPKTFTHSSNLLLHQRTHSAERPFACPVCGRSFVMAAYLQRHLRTHAPAPTAAAGPAATAAGSQPPAPLAATPAASATQDVHVLPHLQATLSLEVAGGPASAPPPGQAAPNSQTFLLVQTAQGLQLIPSSVQPPTPPPPPAPPKLILLPSSSPGAGSSRGRQGPRAAGKSGQAPGVVWLPGPGGLGVQGGGNPGASGGGQSLIVLQNVGGGEAGAQEVSGVQLQPLRPAPEVTTVQLQPAQEVTTVQLQPAQEVTTVQLQPVAGQLSNPSGGAVTTEAPNLLVVQSGTAEELLAGPGPGEPGDSDTSTGVVQDVLFETLQTDEGLQSVLVLSGADGEQTQLCVQEVETLPTGLAEPPAPGPPGQKLLIIRSAPATELLENSPGGGGAPTLQLLTPPPPGQASAPVGISTAPTSQMVQVVPTGAAPGGMPPQGLPSIQIVQTLPTVQLVHTF
- the NAT14 gene encoding probable N-acetyltransferase 14, giving the protein MAPGHLSVREMREDERPLVLEMLKAGVKDTENRVALHALTRPPALLLLAAASSGLRFVLASFALALLLPVFLAVAAMKLGLRARWGSLPPPGGLGGPWVAVRSSGDVCGVLALAPGSSAGDGARVTRLSVSRWHRRRGVGRRLLAFAESRARAWAGGMGEPRARLVVPVAVAAWGVAGLLEGCGYQAEGSWGCMGYTLVREFSKDL
- the ZNF628 gene encoding zinc finger protein 628 isoform X1, with protein sequence MGDSEKWPHSRYVRAGTGEPADGLGIAGVMVGSHADMAPASTTEGPGEKPGPTAPTPAAQYECGECGKSFRWSSRLLHHQRTHTGERPYKCPDCPKAFKGSSALLYHQRGHTGERPYQCPDCPKAFKRSSLLQIHRSVHTGLRAFTCGQCGLAFKWSSHYQYHLRQHTGERPYPCPDCPKAFKNSSSLRRHRHVHTGERPYTCGVCGKSFTQSTNLRQHQRVHTGERPFRCPLCPKTFTHSSNLLLHQRTHGAAAAAPAAPAPPQHEPGAKVLVSDAYLHAPAPPPPPAPPPVVPELFLAAAETTVELVYRCEGCELGFGSEELLLEHQPCPGPEAATPPQDGHATIAPKADPAPPPSQSPPAPAPQPPPASAAPGFACLPCGKSFRTVAGLSRHQHSHGAAGGQAFRCGSCDGAFPQLASLLAHQQCHVEEAAAGRPPPQAEAAEVTCPQEPLAPTAPAPPAAAAPAPASAGTERPYKCAECGKAFKGSSGLRYHLRDHTGERPYQCGECGKAFKRSSLLAIHQRVHTGLRAFTCGQCGLTFKWSSHYQYHLRLHSGERPYACGECGKAFRNTSCLRRHRHVHTGERPHACGVCGKSFAQTSNLRQHQRVHTGERPFRCPLCPKTFTHSSNLLLHQRTHSAERPFACPVCGRSFVMAAYLQRHLRTHAPAPTAAAGPAATAAGSQPPAPLAATPAASATQDVHVLPHLQATLSLEVAGGPASAPPPGQAAPNSQTFLLVQTAQGLQLIPSSVQPPTPPPPPAPPKLILLPSSSPGAGSSRGRQGPRAAGKSGQAPGVVWLPGPGGLGVQGGGNPGASGGGQSLIVLQNVGGGEAGAQEVSGVQLQPLRPAPEVTTVQLQPAQEVTTVQLQPAQEVTTVQLQPVAGQLSNPSGGAVTTEAPNLLVVQSGTAEELLAGPGPGEPGDSDTSTGVVQDVLFETLQTDEGLQSVLVLSGADGEQTQLCVQEVETLPTGLAEPPAPGPPGQKLLIIRSAPATELLENSPGGGGAPTLQLLTPPPPGQASAPVGISTAPTSQMVQVVPTGAAPGGMPPQGLPSIQIVQTLPTVQLVHTF
- the ZNF628 gene encoding zinc finger protein 628 isoform X3; its protein translation is MVGSHADMAPASTTEGPGEKPGPTAPTPAAQYECGECGKSFRWSSRLLHHQRTHTGERPYKCPDCPKAFKGSSALLYHQRGHTGERPYQCPDCPKAFKRSSLLQIHRSVHTGLRAFTCGQCGLAFKWSSHYQYHLRQHTGERPYPCPDCPKAFKNSSSLRRHRHVHTGERPYTCGVCGKSFTQSTNLRQHQRVHTGERPFRCPLCPKTFTHSSNLLLHQRTHGAAAAAPAAPAPPQHEPGAKVLVSDAYLHAPAPPPPPAPPPVVPELFLAAAETTVELVYRCEGCELGFGSEELLLEHQPCPGPEAATPPQDGHATIAPKADPAPPPSQSPPAPAPQPPPASAAPGFACLPCGKSFRTVAGLSRHQHSHGAAGGQAFRCGSCDGAFPQLASLLAHQQCHVEEAAAGRPPPQAEAAEVTCPQEPLAPTAPAPPAAAAPAPASAGTERPYKCAECGKAFKGSSGLRYHLRDHTGERPYQCGECGKAFKRSSLLAIHQRVHTGLRAFTCGQCGLTFKWSSHYQYHLRLHSGERPYACGECGKAFRNTSCLRRHRHVHTGERPHACGVCGKSFAQTSNLRQHQRVHTGERPFRCPLCPKTFTHSSNLLLHQRTHSAERPFACPVCGRSFVMAAYLQRHLRTHAPAPTAAAGPAATAAGSQPPAPLAATPAASATQDVHVLPHLQATLSLEVAGGPASAPPPGQAAPNSQTFLLVQTAQGLQLIPSSVQPPTPPPPPAPPKLILLPSSSPGAGSSRGRQGPRAAGKSGQAPGVVWLPGPGGLGVQGGGNPGASGGGQSLIVLQNVGGGEAGAQEVSGVQLQPLRPAPEVTTVQLQPAQEVTTVQLQPAQEVTTVQLQPVAGQLSNPSGGAVTTEAPNLLVVQSGTAEELLAGPGPGEPGDSDTSTGVVQDVLFETLQTDEGLQSVLVLSGADGEQTQLCVQEVETLPTGLAEPPAPGPPGQKLLIIRSAPATELLENSPGGGGAPTLQLLTPPPPGQASAPVGISTAPTSQMVQVVPTGAAPGGMPPQGLPSIQIVQTLPTVQLVHTF